Sequence from the Xiphophorus couchianus chromosome 23, X_couchianus-1.0, whole genome shotgun sequence genome:
TGAACAAGTGGTGGTTCCTGTAACGACAACTACAAGAAGAAACTTGGATATGAGTCcaagattatttttatatatacaaatattaaagaatAGCATTGACTGTCATTAATAGTAAATTGGAAATAGTTTATTTGATAAgtgatattttgtttaattaaggactttatgaggaaaaataaacaatactgTACAAATAGCTACTCTTAAAAAGTAAGTTTAGTGTGGTATATTTAACAAGCTTGTGGTCCTTAGATCTTAAAATAGTGTCAATAAAACCTCAAATGTAAAGATTGACATTAGGTGTTACGCAGTCATTTTTATATCTCTTACAAAATGCTGAGTGAGgaaatcagaaaattaaacCATTTATTACGTTGTACAACCGGCTAGCGTAAATAGTTTAGCATACCGCAAGACACTCAGTTATTGTCgactgaaaataacatttagattTGACCTTATCCTATTTCTGGATTTTGGATAAAGTATTACATGCATTCATGCATTCATTCATTACGTTGCATCTATTTTACTTTAAAGGCATCTGGCTAGCAATTGCCATGCAGCCACATATCTAATAAAAGTACTCTGCTGTATATATGCTATGTCACCATAGTTGAAGCAAATTCTCTGATAAAGAGAAAATCTAAGACTTTTACCTTCATAATGCCTCTTATCTTCATTTCCAAATAATATCTGCCCACATGCAGCCACAGCACAGTGATAAGTCCCGGCGTCAGAGGTCTCAGAGaagttgtaaaaacatttctgtgtggCGGGAGCTTCGGGATTGCTTTCACACTCTTCTCCACTGTTTTCTTGTACATAAAGTAAACTGGGATGAGAATGATCGGATCCAGCTTTGAACCAGTACACCCTGTTATCTGCTGGACATGATTTCCTCTCAGAGTCTGAGAGAACTGAACACTGCAGAGTTTCACCAGTTTCTGGATAAACTAGGCCAGATGGAGGCATCTGAATGATATCAATGATATCTGATTCTAgtcctggaaaacaaaacaaaacaaaaacatgtttcagtctcacaatcaaaagaaaattactcataatatgatttgtaggtaatttattaataatattaccTTCAACTTTTAGAAAGTTACcattaataaatatgaaatcaaGCTGTCTGATTTTAATACAGTAGTAAAGTCCATTGTCATTTCTCTTAGCTTTATTAACATATAGAAGAAATTTTCCCTGTTCTTGTTTCGTCTGAATGTGAGAAATCTTGGAAACATCGTCGTCCATGAAGTTAAATGTTGCTCCAAGAAATTCAGGCCAGTTTCCAGAAACAAGTCGGATCCAATACAAAGTTTCTCTGTAGAGAGCAGAGGTCTGGTGTGGACAACTTAGGGTCACATTTTGTCCAACAGTTACCGTTTTTACTTCAAACTTAAATTCTTCAGTACAACctgcaacacacaaaaaaaatattcatcacaCAATAGCTATTGACAGGAGAAGACAATACATCTTCACTGTGCTAAAGTTATGAATGCTGGCGTAATCTTTGTTTCACGGAAACATTTAGTGTAGATTTCATTCATACTCACAGCCAGCTCTGATCATAAGCAGAAAATATACGATCAAAGGCATTTTGTCACTACACCTCTTCAGACTGTGTACAGTACAGAAGATCATACGATGGGTCAAACTAATATAATTACGTTCAGGGGGAGGGAACTATTTAGTGTGATCTGATTGGCCATTGATGGTGTTTGTTACCTATATAAATCACCTGAATTTTCTAACCTATCCTCACAAAGCAAGCTTTATCATACGTCTCTTCACATGATTACCTAAAATCAGCTCTGTTTGACAACATCAAACCAAAGGTGGATCTCAGGAGATAAAACTCAATGAAACTCATTGCGCGTCTGTGGtcttaaagtttattttgctatttgATAGTTATTCTCCATCTCTTCAGAAATACCTGACCTGTTTTGATGTTACTACTTCTGTCTGACCATAACAATCTATTAACAAACTATCAATAAAGTATTAATATAGTATTAATATAGTAACTACATTGCTGAACCAGCTCAACATAATCATAACAATCAACAGGGACAGGATTatgaacaaatgaacaaaatgctTTTCCAGAGCCAAATCCTATTACCTCAGAACTGTAGCCTcttgaccaaaacaaaaaatgttttatataaaatgatCACTTTCAGTAAGTAAAATTGGGACTAAACATGTAAGCATTTTcctctgtaaatatatttctaatatgtCTAATGGCATGGAATTGACAGCAGAGGTCAGTAATAACTACATCAACCagaaagaaatcaaagcaaTTTAATCCACAGATTAAATTATGTGCCATAAAGTGGAACGAAAATTAAATCAGTGGAGAAAAGGATGTACAAATATGCATAAGGGCAAGAACCAAAAGGAATAAATTGTAGATATTAACTGATTGTTTATAAAAAGGTTTCTCTCCATAAAAGCATTGCACACTGTGGTATGACTGGGAAAGCAGAGACTTTCATAAAAATAGTCTTACTGTTGAAAACATACAGCTATATTTCTGAATCAAACATTCCAGTCAAAAGTAAATCACAAGCGTTCTCAAAAAGGTAACTGGCACTTGTATAACTTTCAGAAAGACAAGGAAATTGCAGGAATAATTTTCCCTACCAACACAAGTAATAAATTCTCATGTACATTTCATGTTATTAGATAAAATTTAATGTGTAGTACGTTTATTTAAGCCACTGGGGATATTCTGAATAGTTAGTTTCCCTCTTTCAATAGTATAGCTAACtatttttagatgtaaaaagacataaaaatgcttggaatttactgtaaaacataaataaattgctGGACAAATAGAGTCTTAGTCCTGGATGAAACCAAACGTTTGCATCTTGAGTCACTTTATCCATGTAACCAATGGATGGTGAAAGCATTTGAGTACTCAGATATATAAAGATGTGTTTTATatctaataaatataaaatgtgatggaaacaaaatattaaattcagtttaaaacgGATTTACAGTAAACACAAAAGAACATCCTTGCTTGTAATGTTCTGCAATTTGAGGGGATTTATGCTGGacctctttaaaataaatatgtttcttaTTATCTTAAAAAATGACCAATACACAACCCTACAGTGAGGTCTGGACCACTTAGTGAAGTCACAGTGTAAAGCATCAGCACTTCATTAGAAACAATACGGAAAAGATCATTTGATGCAATAACacacaaagacattttcaaactgaaaagctCCACCTTCTGAAGGAAGCTCCTCCTCACTGTGCAAGTGACGTCACTGGGTGGAGTATAGATGAAAGAGTTAAGGAAGTGTTTGTGGTCACACTTTCCATTCTCTGCACTTCAGAGCAGCTTGGTCAGTGAAGTGCATAAATATCTCCATGTTGAAAAGCAGATGACAGCACTAAAGTCATAAAAGACTGGTATACAAAGTCAGAAAGCAGACAATATTAAAAGGTTTGTTTATAAATCAGGATGACTATGGTGGCACTGAGCTAttgacataatttaaaaatatatatttgttgtcTCACTAAATTCAACCTAACTCCAGGTGTTCTGCATCAATATCATCATAGAAATtatctttgaaaagtaaaacctAAATAGTGTGAAGATCAATCCTTCTCAAGCAGATGAAAAATGTAGTTGGCCAAACTCCAGACTAGATCAGTTTGATTTGTGGTTTAACTAATGGTCAACTTCAAAAGTCAACTCATGTTTAAAGTACAGGAAGTATCCAAAAAACAAGGAAGATGTTCAGATATTTATTACTTCCattatttgaacaaaatgcCATGCCCATatttaaatgagtaaataaaaaataaatataaatgtatttaatgattttaattattattattagtttgtgttttattagttgttttacCTTAATTTTGTGCACAGAACTACTTTCAGTCATTTAGTTTGACAGAAATCTTAAATGCTGCATGAAAATTTGAGCaatgctgtggttgtggtttgtTCATGCGAGGGTGTGAAAACAAAGGGGCTTTCCTTCCTGTCCAAGCTGCAGCTtcattctgaagaaaaaacacttaaaccgttttttaatttgcataaaAAGATACCAGCAAAGTaacacaataatattgtttataaCTAATATTACCCAAGAAACAAGCACAAATTCATTAATGCAAAATTAAGTTGGCTTGAAttctttttcccctcaagcgctttttctttcactgctTGCTTGTGCAAAAAGGAGAATTGCTAGACTTATTCTATTTGTTGTACCTAGATTGCTTTtgtgaaagttattttttaaaaattgaatgtTTTATAGCCTGTTATGCTTTTTGTAAGCCATTTCTTTATGTTCTGTAAcaggtataaaaacaaaatttcataaaagtcagtaaaaaattgctgtttcattaacatgttttaattttgactttaaagtaattaaaatgggaaattaaattacaattaaattgATGTGATTGCGCTTTTTCTCTGACTTTGTTTCCTGTTGAAGCAAAGTGTGTGATGCATCTGTTGACAGTAAACAAGTTTTGCGGTCGGTCGAAGGGGTCTGAACCTTTCACCACAACTCCACTCTGTCAGAATAGCTGTGGAAACCTGCTTTGTTTGTGACAGTAGGAAATATGTCAAAGGAAGATTATGAGCTGATAAAATCTCAAATATGTTACTTTGCAACATGGATAGATTTAAGAGAAAGTGATGATGTGAagcattattttagaaataatttgtatttattgcatTCGaactttaatggaaacaaacatGATTGTGTTGAGAGTATTTTTTGCAAACTCTCAAGCATCGCACTGGAAATAAGAGAAGTACTGcctttgcagatttattttattttgacaatgtGATCGGGTTGtgtaaaaaagattaaatagtGTCATAAACCATTGAAACACATTTCAGTTTCTATTGTAAATGCTGAAGATGTTAAGGTATCACAATCAAtgataaatattatttcatctCAACAAATATGCAATAAAGCTGCTAATCTTTTAACaatacaagtaaaatatttcaagaagGGTACCAACACTCCGTTTCTCTTcaaatgtgaataattttatCTAACAATAAGGCATTTTCACCTACATCTAACTAAAATGGCACTGGTTTGAGTTGTGCACTTTGACTTTATGTTgcacacaaacaataaaaatgaacttagtataatgtatatttaaaaGCTCCACCCCACATTGGCCCACCTACTTTTTCCTGTCCTTCCCTTTAGTGGGAGGGGCGAGAGGCGGAGCGGtagggaggtgtttgtgttcacaCCACTGATCTAAAAGTACCTCTGTCACTTTCAGAAATGCAGTCACGTGGAGGTGATGGAAAGTCTCATCTCAAAAGGTGATGCTAAAAGTTGTAACCAAACTCATATATTCCCAAGTGAAGATAATTTTATGTCACTCAGAACTTTAAGATCACTGGAATTCAGTCAGATCACAGAAAaagtaattgtattttttgtttgtttttgtcacgatctgtttttctgtgtatttatttcaagttttctgtatctttgagtctctgtgttgtcctgtgtCCCCTTGattattcccaggtgtgtctcattcccTGATTGCCTCCTGTgcatttagtgtcacctgtgtctctgtgtctttgtcgggtccttgtcataTGCACCAGTCTGTCTTGCTGTCCTTCGGTTGCCtgtgctaccagtgctgagcttTGTTTCCCGCTCTGCTGTGCTGGCAGGgttttggactgttttggatattcagacattttcatcattaaactcCGTTTTTTCACTTCTACCTGGATCCTCAGCGTCTGCCTCtccacctcacaccgcacctcatgacaatttttgttttatttaccgaagtttactattactattacatGCATAAACTAAGAGGGAATCAGATTTGTAGAACTGCAATGTACTGTAAACGCAGCACAACATTGTTGTAGGACAGAGTAGCTCCACCCTTTGGTGAGGGAGGATCAAGACTTAACCCAAAAGGAGAGGAGGTCACTGTTCTGACTCAGACACTTTGAGACAAAGAGTCGTAAAACTATGCATGTTGAGGGCTGACATTTAGGccagacaaagaaaatgtggtCTTAGTAGATATGAT
This genomic interval carries:
- the LOC114138808 gene encoding uncharacterized protein LOC114138808, with the translated sequence MPLIVYFLLMIRAGCCTEEFKFEVKTVTVGQNVTLSCPHQTSALYRETLYWIRLVSGNWPEFLGATFNFMDDDVSKISHIQTKQEQGKFLLYVNKAKRNDNGLYYCIKIRQLDFIFINGNFLKVEGLESDIIDIIQMPPSGLVYPETGETLQCSVLSDSERKSCPADNRVYWFKAGSDHSHPSLLYVQENSGEECESNPEAPATQKCFYNFSETSDAGTYHCAVAACGQILFGNEDKRHYEVVVTGTTTCSLLINIVFGFGLAISLIVLAVLIYAIKESNNNVSAAQQAKQALCKNWQANIYSAVIFTVMNDNKKKANMEKKKIYAAVME